The DNA region GACGCCCGACCTGACGACCATGGGCAAGGTGATCGGCGGCGGCCTTCCCGTCGGCGCCTACGGCGGCCGCCGGGAGATCATGGAGATGATTGCGCCGGCGGGGCCGGTGTATCAGGCCGGGACCCTTTCCGGAAACCCGCTGGCGATGGCCGCCGGTGTGGCCACCCTCCGGGAACTTCAGCCGGAGGTGTATGAGGAGTTGGAGCGAAAGGCGGCCCGCTTGGAGGAGGGGATCCGCCGAAACGCCGAGGAGGCGGGTATCCCGCATCAGATCAACCGGGTGGGTTCGATGATCACCCTCTTTTTCACCGGTGATCCGGTCATCAACTATGACGGAGCCCGGGCATCAAACGCCAAACGGTTTGCCCGCTATTTCCGCCTGATGCTGGAAGAGGGCATCTTCGTTCCTCCGTCCCAATTCGAGGGGATGTTCGTCTCGGCAGCCCATTCGATGGAGGACATCGAGCGGACCATTGAAGCCAACCGCAACGCGTTGAAGCGGTTGTGACCACGGCCCGGCGCCGTGCCTTTTTCCATCGCGATGAACCAGGAGGTGATCGGATGGAATTTCGAATCCTGACGGAACGGGACGCCGAGGCCTTTCACCACCTTTACAGGGAGGCTCTCCAGACGTATCCGGAGGCTTTTTACCGGACTCCCGAAGAAGTGGCGGGATCCGTGGAGGAAAATGCCGCCTTTCTGCGGGAGCGGAACGGTTCGGATGACTTTGTGCCCGGGGCTTTGACGATGGAACGCTGGTGGGAATCGCCGGCTTTGTCCGGCAAACGCTGATAAAAACCCGCCACCGGGGTCATGTGTGGGGCGTGCATGTCCGCCCCGATTACCAAGGTAAAGGCGTTGCCACCCGGATGATGGAGGCGCTCATCACCCGGGTGAAAGCCCTTCCCGGGCTGGAGATCATCACTCTTACTGTGGTGTCCGAAAACCGACCGGCCAAAGCCCTGTATGAAAAATTGGGCTTTCAAAAGTACGGAACCTATCCGCGCTCGATGCGAGTGAACGGTCGGGTTCTCGACGAGGATTACATGGTGTTGTTTTTGAAGGATTTGCAGGAGGGCCGCAAGTAAATCGGAATCATTACCGGGTTGAACGAGGGGCGTGAAGAAGACGGGGACTGGTTGATCCCCGTTTTCTTTTT from Planifilum fimeticola includes:
- a CDS encoding GNAT family N-acetyltransferase codes for the protein MGIAGFVRQTLIKTRHRGHVWGVHVRPDYQGKGVATRMMEALITRVKALPGLEIITLTVVSENRPAKALYEKLGFQKYGTYPRSMRVNGRVLDEDYMVLFLKDLQEGRK